The Magnolia sinica isolate HGM2019 chromosome 10, MsV1, whole genome shotgun sequence genome includes a window with the following:
- the LOC131217370 gene encoding uncharacterized protein LOC131217370 — MDPLKYLFKKPALTGKIAKWQLLLSEFDITYVTQKAIKGQALADHLAAHSLPDYQPLKTFFPDEDILFLEGEGAEADEWTLYFDGATNAKGSEIEAILYSSDDIPIPVSRRLSLGCTNNIVEYKACIAGLKEAIILGMKKLRVFGDSQLIINQTNGDWKTKDEKLIPYHIYLENLIDKFCKVTFTYMPRAKNQFADALATLASMLDIPKGATQWELTVEVQEDPAFYLQNEEAKTHLTSNLGIPISRNT; from the coding sequence ATGGATCCATTGAAGTACCTGTTCAAGAAACCGGCTCTAACTGGAAAAATCGCAAAGTGGCAATTGTTACTTTCCGAGTTTGACATCACTTATGTCACTCAgaaagcaatcaaggggcaagcttTGGCCGACCATCTCGCAGCACACTCCCTACCCGACTATCAGccattgaagaccttcttccctgatgAGGACATCCTATTCCTTGAGGGAGAAGGAGCAGAGGCAGATGAATGGACCTTATACTTCGACGGTGCAACTAACGCTAAAGGAAGCGAAATAGAGGCAATCCTCTACTCTTCAGATGACATCCCCATCCCTGTTTCGAGAAGGTTATCCTTAGGGTGCACAAACAACATAGTCGAGTACAAGGCATGCATAGCAGGCTTAAAAGAAGCAATCATTTTGGGGATGAAAAAGCTAAGGGTCTTCGGTGACTCTcagctcatcatcaatcaaacgAACGGTGACTGGAAGACGAAGGACGAGAAGCTGATTCCGTACCACATTTATCTCGAGAATCTCATCGACAAATTTTGTAAAGTCACTTTTACATACATGCCACGTGCCAAGAACCAATTTGCCGATGCCTTGGCCACATTAGCATCTATGCTAGACATTCCCAAGGGAGCAACACAATGGGAACTTACAGTCGAAGTACAAGAAGATCCAGCGTTCTACCTGCAGAATGAAGAAGCTAAAACGCACCTGACAAGCAACCTTGGTATACCGATATCAAGAAATACATGA